The following coding sequences are from one Streptomyces sp. V3I7 window:
- a CDS encoding CoA ester lyase — protein MSDTSRPHGADTAAVHPLTWLYVPGDRPHVVPKALASGADVVLVDLEDAVAPDRKDYARDATAELLSEPQSVAVHVRINSAETPWAAADLRAVAALPGVAGLLLPKVASAGEVVRAAERTGLPLYALLETALGIEHAYAIASAHPSLKGITLGEADLRADLGVRDDEGLVWSRSRIVVAARAAGLVPPYQSVHTDVRDLDGLAASCAHGRRLGFLGRAAIHPRQLPVIERAYLPTEAELEEAETIVKAATTEQGAQALPDGRFIDAAVVAAAQRTLALGRRA, from the coding sequence ATGAGCGACACCTCCCGCCCGCACGGCGCGGACACGGCCGCCGTCCATCCGCTCACCTGGCTCTACGTCCCCGGCGACCGGCCCCACGTGGTGCCCAAGGCACTGGCCTCGGGCGCGGACGTGGTGCTGGTCGACCTGGAGGACGCGGTCGCCCCCGACCGCAAGGACTACGCCCGCGACGCCACCGCCGAGCTGCTCTCCGAGCCGCAGTCGGTGGCGGTGCACGTGCGGATCAACTCCGCCGAGACCCCCTGGGCGGCGGCGGACCTGCGAGCGGTCGCCGCGCTCCCGGGCGTCGCCGGGCTGCTGCTGCCGAAGGTCGCGTCCGCGGGCGAGGTGGTGCGCGCCGCGGAGCGGACCGGGCTCCCGCTGTACGCCCTCCTCGAAACGGCCCTGGGCATCGAGCACGCCTACGCGATCGCCTCCGCCCACCCGTCCCTGAAGGGCATCACGCTCGGAGAGGCGGACCTGCGCGCCGATCTGGGCGTACGCGACGACGAGGGCCTGGTGTGGTCCCGCTCCCGGATCGTCGTCGCCGCGCGGGCGGCCGGGCTCGTCCCGCCCTACCAGTCGGTGCACACCGACGTCCGTGACCTGGACGGCCTCGCCGCCTCCTGCGCCCACGGTCGCCGCCTGGGCTTCCTGGGCCGCGCCGCCATCCACCCCCGCCAGCTCCCGGTCATCGAGCGGGCGTATCTGCCCACGGAGGCGGAGCTGGAGGAGGCCGAGACGATCGTGAAGGCGGCGACGACGGAGCAGGGCGCCCAGGCGCTTCCGGACGGCCGCTTCATCGACGCGGCGGTCGTGGCGGCGGCCCAGCGCACGCTGGCCCTGGGCCGCCGGGCCTGA
- the lgt gene encoding prolipoprotein diacylglyceryl transferase codes for MELAYIPSPSRGVWNLGPIPLRAYAFCIIIGVFVAVWLGNKRWVARGGRPGTVADIAIWAVPFGLVGGRLYHVITDYQLYFSEGRDWVNAFKVWEGGLGIWGAIALGAVGAWIGCRRRGIPLPAYADAIAPGIAFAQAIGRWGNWFNQELYGRETHVPWALHITSSTGGRVPGYYHPTFLYESLWCVGVGLLVIWADRRFNLGHGRAFALYVAAYCVGRGWIEYMRVDEAHHILGLRLNDWTALIVFLLAVGYIFVSSKRRPGRESVVEPGASDDADQDDDSEVPPDARAEKSAPEAEAEAVPEEDDAKSEAESTSEPSEDSEASVKKPEKKDEATSAGKKS; via the coding sequence ATGGAACTTGCCTACATTCCCAGCCCGTCGCGCGGGGTCTGGAACCTCGGTCCGATCCCGCTGCGTGCCTACGCGTTCTGCATCATCATCGGCGTCTTCGTCGCCGTCTGGCTCGGCAACAAGCGCTGGGTCGCCCGCGGTGGCCGGCCCGGTACGGTGGCCGACATCGCGATCTGGGCCGTTCCCTTCGGCCTGGTCGGCGGCAGGCTCTACCACGTGATCACGGACTACCAGCTGTACTTCAGCGAGGGCCGTGACTGGGTGAACGCCTTCAAGGTGTGGGAGGGCGGCCTCGGCATCTGGGGCGCCATCGCACTCGGCGCCGTCGGGGCCTGGATCGGCTGCCGCCGCCGGGGCATCCCGCTGCCCGCCTACGCCGATGCCATCGCCCCCGGCATCGCCTTCGCACAGGCCATCGGCCGCTGGGGCAACTGGTTCAACCAGGAGCTGTACGGCCGCGAGACCCATGTCCCGTGGGCCCTGCACATCACCTCCTCCACGGGCGGCCGGGTGCCCGGCTACTACCACCCGACCTTCCTGTACGAGTCCCTGTGGTGTGTCGGTGTGGGCCTGCTCGTGATCTGGGCCGACCGCCGCTTCAACCTCGGCCACGGCCGGGCCTTCGCCCTGTACGTCGCCGCGTACTGCGTGGGCCGCGGCTGGATCGAGTACATGCGCGTCGACGAGGCCCACCACATCCTGGGCCTGCGCCTCAACGACTGGACCGCGCTGATCGTCTTCCTGCTCGCGGTGGGGTACATCTTCGTGTCGTCGAAGCGTCGGCCGGGCCGCGAGTCCGTGGTGGAGCCGGGCGCCTCCGACGACGCGGACCAGGACGACGACTCCGAGGTGCCGCCGGACGCCAGGGCGGAGAAGTCCGCCCCCGAGGCGGAGGCGGAGGCGGTGCCCGAGGAGGACGACGCAAAGTCCGAGGCCGAGTCCACCTCGGAACCTTCCGAAGACTCCGAAGCCTCTGTAAAGAAGCCTGAGAAGAAGGACGAAGCCACGTCGGCGGGGAAGAAGAGCTGA
- a CDS encoding thioredoxin domain-containing protein, with product MSEKNRDGKRTARERMAVEREKQKAAEKRRRALIVGASVVCVLGLAAVIGVIAANAGKNKSGDSAGPVVAPSGAQGKDSLAIPVGKDGAKSTLTVWEDFRCPACQAFETSYRPTLHELTDSGKLRIDYHVVTLIDGNLGGTGSLHAANAAACAQDAGKFRDYHDVLYANQPKETDDAFAGNDKLIELAGKVEGLDTPAFRACVKDGKHNNWVVKSDKAFQAGGYSGTPTVLLNGKNIYQDQTMTPAKLKQMVEDAAKG from the coding sequence GTGAGCGAGAAGAACCGTGACGGAAAGCGCACCGCCCGGGAGCGGATGGCGGTCGAGCGTGAGAAGCAGAAGGCCGCCGAGAAGCGACGACGCGCGTTGATCGTGGGCGCGAGCGTCGTCTGTGTGCTCGGCCTGGCCGCCGTGATCGGCGTGATCGCCGCGAACGCCGGCAAGAACAAGAGCGGCGACTCCGCGGGCCCGGTCGTCGCGCCCTCCGGCGCGCAGGGCAAGGACAGTCTCGCGATCCCGGTCGGCAAGGACGGCGCCAAGTCGACGCTCACCGTCTGGGAGGACTTCCGCTGCCCGGCCTGCCAGGCCTTCGAGACGAGCTACCGGCCGACGCTCCACGAGCTGACCGACTCCGGCAAGCTCCGGATCGACTACCACGTGGTCACGCTCATCGACGGCAACCTCGGCGGCACCGGCTCGCTGCACGCGGCCAACGCGGCGGCCTGCGCCCAGGACGCCGGGAAGTTCCGCGACTACCACGACGTGCTCTATGCGAACCAGCCCAAGGAGACGGACGACGCCTTCGCCGGCAACGACAAGCTGATCGAGCTCGCGGGCAAGGTCGAGGGTCTGGACACCCCGGCGTTCCGCGCCTGCGTCAAGGACGGCAAGCACAACAACTGGGTCGTGAAGTCCGACAAGGCCTTCCAGGCCGGCGGCTACAGCGGCACCCCGACCGTCCTGCTGAACGGCAAGAACATCTACCAGGACCAGACCATGACCCCGGCGAAGCTGAAGCAGATGGTGGAGGACGCGGCGAAGGGCTGA
- the trpA gene encoding tryptophan synthase subunit alpha: protein MSGNVQLLNDTLAGARAEGRSALVAYLPAGFPTVDGGIEAIKAAFDGGADIVEVGLPHSDPVLDGPVIQTADDIALRGGVKIADVMRTVREAYEATGKPVLIMTYWNPIDRYGVERFTAELAEAGGAGCILPDLPVQESALWREHAEKHGLGTVFVVAPSSQEQRLAEITAAGSGFVYAASLMGVTGTRESVGTQAKDLVRRTRAARADLPVCVGLGVSNRAQAAEVAGFADGVIVGSAFVKLMLDAPDEAAGLEAVRELAGDLAKGVRGQA, encoded by the coding sequence GTGAGCGGCAACGTCCAGCTGTTGAACGACACCCTCGCGGGTGCCAGGGCGGAGGGCCGCTCCGCCCTCGTCGCCTACCTCCCGGCCGGCTTCCCGACCGTGGACGGCGGCATCGAGGCGATCAAGGCCGCCTTCGACGGCGGCGCCGACATCGTCGAGGTCGGCCTGCCGCACAGCGACCCGGTGCTCGACGGCCCGGTCATCCAGACCGCCGACGACATCGCCCTGCGCGGCGGGGTGAAGATCGCCGACGTCATGCGCACGGTCCGCGAGGCCTACGAGGCCACCGGCAAGCCGGTCCTGATCATGACGTACTGGAACCCCATCGACCGCTACGGCGTCGAGCGGTTCACCGCCGAGCTGGCCGAGGCGGGCGGCGCGGGCTGCATCCTGCCCGATCTGCCGGTCCAGGAGTCGGCCCTGTGGCGCGAGCACGCCGAGAAGCACGGCCTCGGCACGGTCTTCGTCGTCGCCCCCAGCAGCCAGGAGCAGCGGCTCGCCGAGATCACCGCGGCAGGCAGCGGCTTCGTGTACGCCGCCTCGCTGATGGGCGTCACCGGTACCCGCGAGTCGGTCGGCACGCAGGCCAAGGACCTGGTGCGGCGCACCCGGGCCGCCCGCGCCGACCTGCCCGTCTGCGTCGGCCTCGGCGTCTCCAACCGCGCCCAGGCCGCCGAGGTCGCCGGCTTCGCCGACGGCGTGATCGTCGGCTCGGCCTTCGTCAAGCTGATGCTGGACGCGCCCGACGAGGCCGCCGGGCTCGAAGCCGTCCGCGAACTCGCCGGTGACCTGGCCAAGGGCGTGCGCGGACAGGCGTAA
- the trpC gene encoding indole-3-glycerol phosphate synthase TrpC, whose protein sequence is MSVLDEIIDGVRADLAERQARVSLDELKERAAKAPAAKDGVAALRGEGVKVICEVKRSSPSKGALAAIADPARLAADYEAGGAAVISVLTEQRRFGGSLADLEAVRARVDIPVLRKDFIVTSYQLWEARAYGADLALLIVAALDQPALESLIERAESIGLTPLVEVHDEDEVERAVAAGAKVIGINARNLKTLEVDRTTFERVAPEVPEGIVRVAESGVRGPHDLIAYANAGADAVLVGESLVTGRDPKTAVADLVAAGEHPALRHGRD, encoded by the coding sequence GTGAGTGTGCTCGACGAGATCATCGACGGAGTCCGTGCCGACCTCGCGGAACGGCAGGCGCGCGTCAGCCTCGACGAGCTCAAGGAGCGCGCGGCGAAGGCTCCTGCCGCCAAGGACGGCGTGGCCGCCCTGCGCGGCGAAGGCGTCAAGGTGATCTGCGAGGTCAAGCGCTCCAGCCCGTCCAAGGGCGCGCTGGCCGCCATCGCCGACCCGGCCCGGCTCGCCGCCGACTACGAGGCGGGCGGCGCGGCCGTCATCTCCGTGCTGACCGAGCAGCGCCGCTTCGGCGGCTCGCTCGCCGACCTGGAGGCCGTCCGCGCCCGCGTCGACATCCCGGTCCTGCGCAAGGACTTCATCGTCACGTCGTACCAGCTGTGGGAGGCCCGCGCGTACGGCGCCGACCTCGCGCTGCTGATCGTCGCGGCCCTGGATCAGCCCGCCCTGGAGTCCCTCATCGAGCGCGCCGAGTCCATCGGCCTCACTCCGCTCGTCGAGGTGCACGACGAGGACGAGGTCGAGCGTGCCGTGGCCGCCGGCGCCAAGGTGATCGGCATCAACGCGCGCAACCTCAAGACGCTGGAGGTCGACCGTACGACCTTCGAGCGGGTGGCGCCGGAGGTCCCCGAGGGCATCGTCCGGGTCGCCGAGTCCGGCGTGCGCGGCCCACACGACCTGATCGCGTACGCCAACGCGGGCGCCGACGCCGTCCTGGTCGGCGAGTCCCTCGTCACCGGCCGCGACCCGAAGACCGCCGTAGCCGACCTCGTGGCCGCGGGCGAGCACCCCGCACTCCGCCACGGCCGGGACTGA
- a CDS encoding DUF2752 domain-containing protein has translation MTGVNADTLTAAPWKRLAAPAGVLAAVAAAFAYVGAVDPNEPGHYPVCPLLRLTGLYCPGCGGLRSAHAFVHGDIAAALQDNALAVAGYAAFAVLWTVWAVRAARGRPLRVELGPVRLWSLGALLLIFTVVRNLPFGGWLHP, from the coding sequence ATGACGGGCGTGAACGCCGACACCCTGACCGCGGCCCCCTGGAAGCGGCTCGCCGCCCCGGCCGGTGTCCTCGCGGCCGTCGCCGCCGCCTTCGCGTACGTCGGCGCGGTGGACCCGAACGAGCCCGGCCACTACCCGGTGTGCCCCCTGCTCCGCCTCACCGGCCTGTACTGCCCCGGCTGCGGCGGCCTGCGCAGCGCGCACGCCTTCGTCCACGGAGACATCGCCGCGGCCCTCCAGGACAACGCCCTCGCCGTCGCCGGCTACGCCGCCTTCGCCGTGCTGTGGACCGTCTGGGCGGTGCGCGCGGCCCGCGGCCGACCCCTGCGCGTCGAACTCGGGCCCGTGCGCCTGTGGAGCCTGGGGGCGCTCCTGCTGATCTTCACGGTTGTCCGGAACCTGCCCTTCGGTGGCTGGTTGCATCCTTGA
- a CDS encoding HGxxPAAW family protein has product MAGSSHGHTPAAWTGVTIAFIGFCVSGAFMVMAQPLGFWAGMVIVVLGGVVGAVMRSMGLGQPKDSHQAQPRPSVTPEPVGVEG; this is encoded by the coding sequence ATGGCGGGCAGCAGCCACGGACACACCCCGGCCGCCTGGACCGGTGTCACCATCGCCTTCATCGGTTTCTGCGTCTCGGGCGCGTTCATGGTGATGGCCCAGCCGCTGGGCTTCTGGGCCGGAATGGTGATCGTGGTGCTCGGCGGTGTCGTCGGCGCCGTCATGCGCTCCATGGGCCTGGGCCAGCCGAAGGACAGCCACCAGGCGCAGCCCCGCCCGTCAGTGACGCCCGAGCCGGTCGGCGTCGAGGGCTGA
- a CDS encoding TIGR02234 family membrane protein translates to MEYVTAVPHPRSETAGPARTGRRSLALALLCGALGAAVTLLASRQLWSEGAAAVAGGAIPLTAKGSDVTGVPAALAVVGLAALVAVFAVRRLGRVLVAALLTLSGAGTVAAALVGASDSAALDEKAAEATGDTSATVTALTHTGWPYVAAVGGALLLIAGLIALRHGRTWPAMSGRYERGTAEPRRPAKAVDPDRPEDLWKALDRGEDPTGA, encoded by the coding sequence GTGGAGTACGTGACTGCCGTTCCCCACCCCCGTTCCGAAACCGCCGGACCCGCGCGAACCGGCCGCCGCAGCCTCGCCCTGGCGCTGCTGTGCGGTGCGCTCGGCGCGGCCGTGACGCTGCTGGCCTCGCGGCAGCTCTGGTCCGAGGGCGCCGCGGCGGTGGCCGGCGGCGCCATCCCGCTCACCGCCAAGGGCAGCGACGTCACCGGCGTCCCCGCTGCCCTCGCCGTCGTGGGCCTCGCCGCGCTCGTCGCCGTCTTCGCCGTGCGCCGGCTCGGCCGCGTCCTGGTCGCCGCGCTCCTCACGCTCTCCGGCGCCGGTACGGTCGCCGCCGCCCTGGTCGGCGCCTCCGACAGCGCCGCGCTCGACGAGAAGGCCGCCGAGGCCACCGGCGACACCTCCGCCACGGTGACCGCGCTCACCCACACCGGCTGGCCCTACGTCGCGGCCGTCGGCGGTGCGCTGCTCCTGATCGCCGGGCTGATCGCCCTGCGCCACGGCCGTACCTGGCCCGCGATGTCCGGCCGCTACGAGCGCGGCACGGCCGAGCCGCGCCGCCCCGCCAAGGCCGTCGACCCGGACCGGCCCGAGGACCTCTGGAAGGCACTGGACCGGGGCGAGGACCCGACGGGGGCGTAA
- a CDS encoding peptidase S8, which produces MRRTASFSVVASLATAALALTAPVGQAATTASPAHGVTTARSCAAPTQKDVMACNALKVTAGTPKSARAESDLTAAAAPAGYGPTSLQTAYNLPSATGGSGQTVAIVDAYDDPNAEADLAVYRSQYGLPACTTANGCFQKVDQNGGTSYPRGDSGWAEEISLDLDMVSAACPNCKILLVEATTPTMTNLGTAVNTAVNKGAKFVSNSYGGGESSSDATYDSSYFNHPGVAITVSSGDNGYGVEYPAASKYVTAVGGTSLNTSSTARGWTDTVWNGAGSGCSGYDAKPTWQTDGGCAKRTVADVSAVADPNTGVAVYDSYRTATGWMVFGGTSASAPLIAATYALAGAPSAGSYPASFPYAHTSALYDVTSGSNGSCGGSYLCTGTAGYDGPTGLGVPNGTAAFTG; this is translated from the coding sequence TTGCGCAGAACCGCTTCGTTCAGCGTCGTGGCATCGCTCGCCACGGCAGCCCTGGCCCTGACGGCACCCGTCGGACAGGCGGCGACCACCGCTTCGCCGGCCCACGGCGTCACGACCGCCCGCTCGTGTGCGGCGCCGACGCAGAAGGACGTCATGGCCTGCAACGCGCTCAAGGTCACCGCGGGGACTCCGAAGTCCGCGCGCGCCGAGAGCGATCTCACCGCCGCCGCCGCGCCCGCCGGCTACGGCCCCACCTCGCTCCAGACGGCGTACAACCTGCCGTCCGCCACGGGCGGTTCGGGCCAGACCGTGGCCATCGTCGACGCGTACGACGACCCGAACGCGGAGGCCGACCTCGCGGTCTACCGTTCGCAGTACGGTCTGCCCGCCTGCACCACCGCCAACGGCTGCTTCCAGAAGGTCGACCAGAACGGCGGCACCAGCTACCCGCGCGGCGACTCCGGCTGGGCCGAGGAGATCTCCCTCGACCTCGACATGGTCAGCGCGGCCTGCCCCAACTGCAAGATCCTGCTGGTCGAGGCGACCACGCCGACCATGACCAACCTCGGCACGGCCGTGAACACCGCGGTGAACAAGGGCGCCAAGTTCGTCTCCAACAGCTACGGCGGCGGCGAGTCCTCCAGCGACGCGACGTACGACTCCTCGTACTTCAACCACCCGGGCGTCGCCATCACCGTCAGCTCCGGTGACAACGGCTACGGCGTGGAGTACCCGGCCGCGTCCAAGTACGTGACGGCGGTGGGCGGTACGTCCCTGAACACGTCGTCCACCGCGCGCGGCTGGACCGACACGGTGTGGAACGGCGCCGGCTCGGGCTGCTCCGGCTACGACGCCAAGCCGACGTGGCAGACCGACGGCGGCTGCGCCAAGCGCACCGTCGCCGACGTCTCCGCGGTCGCCGACCCCAACACCGGCGTGGCGGTGTACGACTCCTACCGGACCGCCACCGGCTGGATGGTCTTCGGCGGCACCAGCGCCTCGGCCCCGCTGATCGCGGCCACCTACGCGCTGGCGGGCGCCCCGTCCGCGGGCTCGTACCCGGCCTCGTTCCCGTACGCGCACACCTCGGCGCTGTACGACGTGACCAGCGGCTCCAACGGCAGCTGCGGCGGCTCGTACCTGTGCACCGGCACCGCCGGGTACGACGGTCCGACCGGCCTCGGCGTGCCGAACGGCACGGCGGCCTTCACCGGCTGA
- a CDS encoding anthranilate synthase component I gives MDLETFRKLATDRRVIPVTRKLLADGDTPVALYRKLAAERPGTFLLESAENGRSWSRYSFVGVRSAATLTEKDGRTHWLGTPPVGVPTGGDPLAALRATIEALHTPHQEGLPPFTGGMVGYLGYDIVRRLEKIGPGERDDLKLPELTMLLTSDLAVMDHWEGSVLLIANAINHNDLDTGVDEAYADAVARLDAMEADLSRPVAQPPAVLPPSELPEYTALWGGPDFQEAVEDVKERIRAGEAFQVVPSQRFETPCTASALDVYRVLRATNPSPYMYLFRFDGFDVVGSSPEALVKVEDGRAMVHPIAGTRHRGTTPQEDQALADELLADPKERAEHLMLVDLGRNDLGRVCEPGSVEVVDFMSVERYSHVMHIVSTVTGKVADGRTAFDVLTACFPAGTLSGAPKPRAMQIIDELEPSRRGLYGGCVGYLDFAGDSDTAIAIRTALLRDGTAYVQAGAGIVADSDPVAEDNECRNKAAAVLRAVNTANRLNP, from the coding sequence ATGGATCTCGAGACGTTCCGCAAGCTCGCCACCGACCGCCGCGTCATCCCGGTCACCCGCAAGCTCCTCGCCGACGGCGACACCCCGGTCGCGCTCTACCGCAAGCTGGCCGCCGAGCGCCCCGGCACCTTCCTCCTGGAGTCCGCGGAGAACGGCCGTTCGTGGTCCCGCTACTCCTTCGTCGGCGTCCGCTCCGCCGCGACGCTCACGGAGAAGGACGGCCGGACCCACTGGCTCGGCACCCCGCCGGTCGGCGTCCCCACCGGCGGCGACCCGCTGGCCGCCCTGCGCGCCACCATCGAGGCGCTGCACACCCCGCACCAGGAGGGCCTGCCGCCCTTCACCGGCGGCATGGTCGGCTACCTCGGCTACGACATCGTCCGCCGCCTGGAGAAGATCGGCCCCGGCGAGCGCGACGACCTGAAGCTGCCCGAGCTGACCATGCTGCTCACCAGCGACCTGGCCGTCATGGACCACTGGGAGGGCTCGGTCCTGCTGATCGCCAACGCGATCAACCACAACGACCTCGACACCGGCGTCGACGAGGCGTACGCCGACGCCGTCGCCCGGCTCGACGCGATGGAGGCGGACCTCTCCCGCCCGGTGGCCCAGCCCCCGGCCGTCCTGCCGCCCTCCGAACTGCCCGAGTACACCGCGCTGTGGGGCGGCCCCGACTTCCAGGAGGCCGTCGAGGACGTCAAGGAGCGCATCCGCGCGGGCGAGGCCTTCCAGGTCGTCCCCTCGCAGCGCTTCGAAACCCCGTGCACCGCAAGCGCGTTGGACGTGTACCGGGTCCTCAGGGCCACCAACCCCTCGCCGTACATGTACCTGTTCCGCTTCGACGGATTCGACGTCGTCGGATCGTCCCCCGAGGCCCTCGTCAAGGTCGAGGACGGGCGGGCCATGGTGCACCCCATCGCCGGCACCCGGCACCGCGGCACCACCCCACAGGAGGACCAGGCGCTCGCCGACGAGCTGCTCGCCGACCCCAAGGAGCGCGCCGAGCACCTCATGCTCGTCGACCTCGGCCGCAACGACCTGGGCCGGGTCTGCGAGCCCGGCTCGGTCGAGGTCGTCGACTTCATGTCCGTCGAGCGCTACTCGCACGTCATGCACATCGTCTCGACCGTCACCGGCAAGGTCGCCGACGGGCGTACGGCCTTCGACGTGCTGACGGCCTGCTTCCCCGCCGGCACCCTCTCGGGCGCGCCCAAGCCCCGCGCGATGCAGATCATCGACGAACTGGAGCCGTCCCGGCGCGGGTTGTACGGCGGCTGCGTCGGCTATCTGGACTTCGCCGGCGACTCCGACACCGCCATCGCCATCCGCACCGCCCTGCTGCGCGACGGCACGGCGTACGTGCAGGCCGGAGCGGGCATCGTCGCCGACTCCGACCCGGTCGCGGAGGACAACGAGTGCCGCAACAAGGCGGCCGCGGTCCTGCGGGCGGTGAATACGGCCAACCGGCTGAACCCGTAG
- the hisI gene encoding phosphoribosyl-AMP cyclohydrolase, with amino-acid sequence MTSTPPPSSLDPEIAARLKRGADGLVPAIAQQYDTGEVLMLGWMDDEALHRTLTTGRCTYWSRSRREYWVKGDTSGHFQWVKSVALDCDADTLLVKVDQVGAACHTGAGTCFDDDVLLAPDADRSSAPAQ; translated from the coding sequence ATGACCAGCACGCCGCCTCCCAGCAGCCTCGACCCCGAGATCGCCGCGCGCCTCAAGCGCGGCGCCGACGGGCTCGTCCCCGCCATCGCCCAGCAGTACGACACCGGAGAGGTGCTGATGCTCGGCTGGATGGACGACGAGGCACTGCATCGCACGCTGACCACCGGCCGCTGCACCTACTGGTCGCGCAGCCGCCGGGAGTACTGGGTGAAGGGCGACACCTCCGGCCACTTCCAGTGGGTCAAGTCCGTCGCCCTCGACTGCGACGCCGACACGCTGCTGGTCAAGGTCGACCAGGTGGGCGCCGCCTGCCACACCGGCGCGGGCACCTGCTTCGACGATGACGTCCTGCTCGCCCCCGACGCGGACCGCTCGTCCGCCCCGGCTCAGTAA
- a CDS encoding TIGR03085 family metal-binding protein → MSTFAKRERLLLADLLETAGPDAPTLCEGWQARDLAAHVVVRERRPDAAAGAMIKQLASRLGTVTEEYAARPYEELLRLIRTGPPRFSPFQLKQLDEAANTVEFFVHAEDVRRAQEGWSPRELDPVFQDALWSQLERSSRLVGRRAPTGLVLRRPDGRTTVAHRGTPVVTVTGEPSELLLFVYGRQNAAHVALEGDPDAIAELTESKQLGF, encoded by the coding sequence ATGTCGACCTTCGCCAAGCGTGAACGGCTTCTGCTCGCCGACCTCTTGGAAACCGCCGGTCCGGACGCGCCGACCCTCTGCGAGGGCTGGCAGGCCCGTGATCTCGCCGCGCACGTGGTAGTGCGCGAGCGCCGCCCGGACGCCGCCGCGGGTGCCATGATCAAGCAGCTCGCGTCCCGGCTGGGCACGGTGACGGAGGAGTACGCGGCCAGGCCGTACGAGGAGCTGCTCCGGCTGATCCGCACCGGTCCGCCGCGGTTCTCGCCCTTCCAGCTCAAGCAGCTGGACGAGGCGGCGAACACGGTCGAGTTCTTCGTCCACGCGGAGGACGTGCGCCGCGCCCAGGAGGGCTGGAGTCCGCGCGAGCTGGACCCCGTCTTCCAGGACGCGCTGTGGTCCCAGCTGGAACGCTCCTCCCGCCTGGTGGGACGCCGCGCCCCCACCGGGCTGGTGCTGCGCCGCCCCGACGGCCGGACGACGGTCGCCCACCGCGGCACGCCGGTCGTCACGGTCACCGGCGAGCCGTCGGAGCTGCTGCTGTTCGTGTACGGCCGGCAGAACGCGGCGCACGTCGCCCTGGAGGGAGACCCGGACGCCATCGCCGAGCTGACCGAGTCGAAGCAGCTGGGCTTCTGA
- a CDS encoding VOC family protein: MIKVAMTHVYVDDVPTAHTFYTDVLGFETRTYLDLGGGTLFVTVGAPGGTQQDLQLLLEPGEGPIAEPYRRALYEAGIPCIVFAVDDIRAEYARLRTRGVHFTHEPQEQGPVIAAVLDDTVGNLVQLAQPKD; this comes from the coding sequence ATGATCAAGGTCGCGATGACCCATGTGTACGTCGACGACGTCCCGACGGCGCACACCTTCTACACGGACGTCCTCGGCTTCGAGACCCGCACCTACCTGGACCTGGGCGGCGGCACCCTGTTCGTCACGGTGGGCGCCCCCGGCGGCACCCAGCAGGACCTCCAGCTCCTGCTGGAACCGGGCGAGGGCCCCATCGCGGAGCCGTACCGCCGCGCGCTGTACGAGGCCGGCATCCCCTGCATCGTCTTCGCGGTGGACGACATCCGGGCGGAGTACGCACGCCTGCGCACCCGGGGCGTCCACTTCACCCACGAACCCCAGGAACAGGGCCCGGTGATCGCCGCGGTCCTGGACGACACGGTCGGCAACCTGGTCCAACTGGCGCAGCCGAAGGACTGA